The following is a genomic window from Mycobacterium parmense.
CGCGCCGCCGGCACCGCCGGGTCGATCGGCACGTACGTCGCCCCGGTCTTCGCCACCGCGAGCATCGCCACGATCGCCTCGGCCGACCGCGGCAGCACCAGCGCCACCCGCTGCCCCGGGCCCACACCGCGGCCGGCCAGCAGGTTCGCCAGGCGGTTCGCCGCGCCGTCGAGCTCCGCGTACGTCAGCGACCGTTCCTCGCACGTGACCGCCACCGACTCGGGCGTGCGCGCGGCCTGGGCGGCGAACGCCGCCGGGATCGACGTGTCCCGCGTCGCGGGCTGGATGCCCTGCGTCCGGTTGCCCCAGCCGTCGAGGCGGAGTCGCTCGCCCTCGTCCAGCACGGCGATCGACGACAACCGCCGCTGCGGATCGGCGACCATCGCCGCCAGCACCCGCTCGAGCCGTTTGGCCAGATCGGCGACTTCGAAGTTCGCCAATGGGCCGCAGGCGCCGGAGGTGCTGAGCGAAAGCTGGTCACCTGCACCGGAGAAGATCAGCCCGAAATCGCCGACCTGGCCGGGATTGGTAAAAGACGCCGACGCCTCCACCCCGGCGAAATCCATGGTCATTTTGGACGGCAGGAAATTGACGCTCACCCTTTCGCCCGGCTGCTCCGGGCCCCGGAGGCGAGCTTTGCGCTCAAGGGCGTGCACCGGGAATCGCTGATGCTGCAGCGCTTCTCGTACCCGCATATCGACGAGCTTGCAAAAGCCGGCCACCGTGGATTCCGGGGATACCTTCAACACCAGCGGCACCATCCCGGAAACCATTCCGGGCAGCGTTTTGGAATCCCGACGCACTCGCCTGCTGACGGGGAAGTCGAACACCACCTCCGAGCCCTCGGCGCACCATCCGCGAACCAGCAGCGCGCAGGCCGCGGTGACGAAGCTCGATTGCGGCACGTTCCAGGCACGGGACAGTTCGTGGGCTTGTCGAAGCACCGCGGGGTCCAGCCGAACGGTCGCGGACGGCAGGTAGGCGTCCCCGTCAGCCTCGGTCTGGGGCGAGCGGTTGTGCGGTCCGCTCTCCGGGGGCAGGTGCTCCGTCCAGTAGGCCCGGTCCTCGAGGTAGTCGGCGGACGCTTCGTACTCCGACTCGCAGCGGACCAAATCCCCGAGCGTGCCGAAAAAAGCGGGAGGAATTGGCGCGCCCGATACGATTGCGGCGTAGACCGTCGCAATTCGGTGGGCGAGAAGCGTTATACCGGTACCGTCGATGACTATATGGTGAAAACACCCGAACAAATAGAATTCGTCGGACCAGGTCTGGAATAACGCATATTTGAAAAGCGGTCCGGCCGGCGACATCGGTGTGTGCTGGATCGCCAATGCCATACGCCGGGCTTCCTGAACCGGATGACGCGAGTCACTCAGGTCGTGAAACTCCACCTCGAAATCGGGGTAATCGAGCGCCTTCTGAAAAACTCCGTCGTCCGCTTCGAAGATTGCGGCGCGGGCCGGCTCGGCCTCCTGCATCACGTGGCGAATCGCCCGCTCGAGCACGTCGCGCTCGATGGTGCCGTCGAATCGCACCAGGACGCCGAGTTGCCACTCCGTTGTGGAGTGCCCCGTTTCCTGCGCAAGCCAAATGTCCAGCTGCCCCCGCGTCAGCGGGAGTGCCCGGTCATCACGTTCCATCCGGTTTACCTGTCCAGACCCTGACCCGCTGCCAACCTTTCGCGCAGACTCCTCGGCCTGATATCGGTCCAGTTCTGTTCGATGTAGTCCAGGCACGCCGCGCGGTCCGTTTCGCCATACGCCACTCGCCAGCCGGCGGGAACATCGGCGAAGGCAGGCCACAGGCTGTGCTGTTCCTCGTTATTGACCAAGACGAAAAAACTGCCCTCGTCATCGTCGAACGGGTTGATGCTCACCGCGTCTCCAGACCATCTACTCGACATGGGTGTAACAGGTTTTAAACCATACTGGAGCCCGACATATGTTGTCTAAGCCTTCGCGGAATTCGAGGGTCGGAGCGGATCTGCCGGCACCGCCGCATCGGGATGCCCGACGGGGCGGACGTTAGGTACGGTCTGCGCTGTCAGGCCCCCATCCGCAGTTTGCTGAAGGCCGTGCCGGCCGTCCGGAGGCGGGGACCGAACACCCGCCACAGCGGGCGGCGATTGCGGAGACGCCGCCCGATCGATCGCCGGGTGCCGGGTTGCTTTTCGTCGAGGCCCTCGGCCCCCGCGACGCGATGTCGGGCCGCGGCCCCGGGTGATCGGGCGGCTTGCCGCCCCGCCTACCGGCGGTCGGCCGCCGCGACGACGACGGCCACCCGGGCTCGACCAGCCCGCCCGCGCCGGCCCGGGAACCCGAACCGATCCGGCACGCGAGTTGCCGCGCGGCGCCGCGACGACGTCGTCTGCCCGCCCCGGCACCGCGTGTCGCCGGGTTTGCCGGCAGGCGGTTGCCTGCCCGGCGGCGACGGCGAACGAAGGCCGCAATCCGGGCGAAGACCTTATTTCGCGGCCTCCAACCGGAGTAAAACGCCGTCCTTTGAGATCGCAAACTTCGACGCTAGTGTGGACGCGACGGCTATCCGGCGTTCGTGATTCAACGACACCATGCCACAAAACATCGGCGAAACAGATCTGGTTGAGGCGACACAAAATGGACCAACTCAGTGAACCATCGGCGCAGGCCGAATCGGCAGGCGATTCACCGGTGGCAATGTCGGCGCACCTGGCCGACGACCTGCTGTCCACCACCGCCACCGGATGGCGCAGTTTTTATGATTCACTGAGCCGGCGTTTGGAGGACGTCGGAGTCGCCGATTCGTCATTCTTCCTCAATTACGGATACCTGCCGATCGATTCCAACAACGACTCCGCGTTCGTCATCCGCGACGGCACCTTCAACGCCAACTCCGTCCGGCTGGTGTTCGAGGTCGTCGGACCGGTCGACCTCAACGACCGCACGGTGGTCGAAATTGGCTGCGGCCGGGGGGGCAACAGCGCCCAGGTCGCCGAGAAATTCAGTGCCCGGGTAACCGGCATCGACATGTCAGCGGAGGCCATCGCCTTCTGCCGTCGCACGCACCGCGATTCGATCGACTTCCAGGTCGGCGATGCGTTGAATATTCCGCTGGCCGACGAGTTCTGCGATGCCGTCATCAACGTGGAATCGTCGCACTCCTACGGCAACCTCCCGAAATTCCTCAACGAGGTCCGCCGGATCTGCCGTCCCGGCGCCTGGTTTCTGCACACCGACTTTCTGAGCACCGACGACTGGGACTACGTGCGGGCGCGGCTGAAAGCGCTCGGCTTCGTCACCGAAACCGACCGCGATATCACCGCCAACGTATTGGCGTCGCGCGATCAGGCGAAGGACAACTGGGCGCAGGTCTACGGCGACGGCAACGCCCGCGTGGCGAATTTCCTCGCGCTGCCCGGCTCCGCCATCTACGAGCAACTCCGGGCGGGTCTGCTGGAGTACCGGATCCTGCGTTCGCAGTTGCGCCCGTAGCCGCCGTTCGCTATTGCGTCGGCTCGGACGCGGCGACGGACTCCGCTCCGTTCACCTCCAACGCCGACTCCGGGACCTGGCCGGCCAGGTACTCGGCGAGCGACCCGATGGTCGGGTAGTCGAACACCGCGGTCGCACTGATCGTGAACGCGCCACCGAACTGGGGCAGCAACCGGTTGCTGAACTCGACGGCCATCAGGGAGTCCGTGCCCAGCTCCAGGAAGCGGCTGGTCGCGGCCGGCGGTTGCGCGAGCCTCAGGAAGTTCTGCACTTCGTGGCGCAGGTACTCGGTGAGGAAACTGCCGCGCTGCGCCTCGGGCACGTCGTGCAGCTGCCGGAGCAGCTCGCTGTCGCCGCGCGCCGCCGTAACGTCGCTCGGCAGCACGTGGTCGAGCATCGCCGGCCGGGAACTGCCCAGCCCCTTCGCGGCACGCTGCCAGTTCGCCTTGAGAACCGTTGCCTGCGCGGTTCCGTTGGCGACGACCTCGTCGAGCGCGCTGAGGGCGGCCGTGGGTTCCAGCGGAATTAGGCCCTGCGCACTGAGATTGGCGCGAGCGGCGTGCGAGGTGGCCATGCCGCCCTTGGCCCACGGGCCCCAGTTGATGCCGGTGGCGGGCAGGCCCTGCGCCCGGCGATCGGCAACGAGACCGTCGAGCAGCGCGTTGGCGGACGCGTAGTTGGCCTGGCCGGGCGAACCGATCACGCTGGCCGCCGAGGAGTACATGACGAAGAACTCGAGATCGTCGTCCCTGGTCAGGCGGTCCAAGTAGCGGGCGCCGAACGCCTTGGGCGCCAGCGTGGTCCGGAAATGCTCCACACTCTGCTGCGTCAGCAGCGCGTCGTCGAGCACACCCGCCAGGTGAGCCACCCCCGCCAGCGGCGGCAACTCGGCGCGGATCCGCTCCAGCAGCGTCGCCACCTCGGACTCGTCACCGACGTCGGCCGTGAAGGTGTGGATGCGGCACCGGTAGCGCTCGGTGATGTCGTCGATCGAGCGTTGCGCCTCCGCGTCGGGCGCGCGCCGGCTGGTCAGCACGATGTCGCCGGCCCCGAGTTGGGCCAGATGCGCCGCCGTGAACAGGCCCAGTGCGCCGAGGCCGCCGGTGATCAGGTAGCTCCGGTCGCCGCGCGGCTGCAGCGGTCTGGGCATCTGCAGCACGATCTTGCCGATGTGCCGCGCCTGCTGCATCCGGCGGAACGCGCTCTTCGCCTCCGTCACCGGGTAGACCTCGGCGGCGATCGGCTCCAACTCGCCGTTGGCCATGCTCTCGGCGACCTCGGCCAGCAGTCTGCCCACCCGCTCGGGTTCGGCCTCGATGCACCCGTCCAGCGCGATGATCTCGTAGCTGATATCGGGACGGGCCGCCGCCATCTGCTCGCGCGTCCAGATGTCCCGCTTGGCGATCTCGGCGAACCGGCCGCCCTGTGCGGTCGCCCGCACGGTCGCTTCGATGAATCCCTCGTTGGTCAGGCTGTTGAGCACCACGTCCACACCGGCGCCCCCGGTGTCGGCGAGGATCTGATCCGCGAAGTCCGTACTGCGCGAGTCGTACACGTGCTCGACGCCCATCTTGCGCAGGGCAGCCCGCTTGTAGGTGCTTGCCGTCGCGAAGACCGTCGCACCGCGCTGCCGGGCCATCTGGACCGCCGCCAGACCGACGCCACCGCTGGCGGCGTGGATCAGCACCCGGTCACCGGGTCCCACGTTCGCCCAGTCGAAGGCGAGCCGGGTGGTCAGCGCCCCGGCGGGTATCGTCGCCGCGGCCACCGAGCTGATCCCATTCGGCACGGGCGTCAGGAACTGCGCCGGCGCGTTGACCCGCGTGGCGAACGACCCCGGCATGAAGCCGAAGACCCGCTGGCCGACCTCCAACCCGGTGACCCCGGCGCCCAACTCCGTGACGACGCCGGCGAGGTCGCCGCCGCCGATCTGCCCCGGGTCGCCGGGGTACAGGCCGAGCACGTTGAGCACGTCCCGGAAGTTCAGACCCGCGGCCTCGACCCGGATCTGCACCTCGCCCGCCGCCGGTGCGGGCACCTGGGTCTCGAACAGACGAAGGTTGTCGATCGCGCCGCGTTCGGTGGGCGCCAGGACGTAATCCGCTGAGCGGGGCACCGCGAGGTGCCCGCTGCGCCCCCACGGCAGCAGCCTGGGCACCAGGTACTTCCCTTGCCGCAGCGCGAGTTCGGGCTCCTCGCCGGGGGTGCCGAGCAACCCGGCCAGCGACCGCGCGGCGTCATCGAATCCGTCGTAGTCGACCAGCCTGCACCGCAGCATCGGCTGCTCGGTGATGACGGTGCGCCCGAAGCCCCACAGCGCCGACTGCGCCGGGTCGACCGGCTCGCCGGGTTCGGTGGCCACGCCCCGTTCGGTGAGAATCCACAGCCCGCCGGTGAGTTTCATGTCGTGCTGCGCCAGCAGCGTCCGTACGACGGTGACCAGCTCGTCGATCTCGGTCTCGAGTCGCGCGGCGAAGTCGGCGTTCGACTCGTCGGCGTCGGGTCGCGCGGTGCCGCGCCACACGATGCCGCAGACGGGGGCGCTCCGCTCCTGGGCCTGCGCCAGGAGCCGCGTCCAGGCTTCGGGATCGGTGGTGCGCCCGACCGCGACGGCGTTCGGTAGCGCCGCCGCCAGTTCGTCGAATCCGGCGATCAGCCAGGTGCCCTCGCCGTTGTCGGCGGCGTTGCCCGACGGCGGCGGCACCTCCTCCCAGCCCAGCGTGTACAGATTGCGGGTCGCGTCGCCGCCGATGCCCCGCAGCAGCGCCTCCCGGGGGGCCCGCTTCACCGTGAACTCGCGCACCTCGCCCAACTGGCGGCCTTCCCGATCCACGAAATCGAGGTCGAAGACCTGGGTTTCGCTGTCGGGACCGCCGCTGTTCCACCGGGCTCGGCAATAGAAGCGCCGCGGCAGCGTCTCCCGCAGCACCACCCGTCCGTACCGCAGCGGCAGGAACAGGTCGGTCATGGCATCGCCGTGCTCGTTCTCGGTGAGAACCGCCGGGAAGGCCGGGAAGGCCACGCCGGTGCACAGGTCCAGCAGCACCGGGTGGATCGGCTCGCCGCCGAGCTGTTCGGCGAGCTCGTCGCCGATGGAGATATCGCCCACCGCCTCGCCGTCACCGGACCACAGCGACTTCAGCGACGTCGACCAGGTGGGACCCCAGGTGAGCTCCATGTCGGCGAAGGTGTCGAACAGCTGCTGCGGGCGCATGCGGCCCAACCGCTCGCACGCGGAGTCGATGGACTCCGTCGGCTCCGGCGCCGGCGCGTCGTCGATGCTGTCGGCGATCCGGCCGTCGGCGTTGAGCGCCCACTCGGCGCCGCGATCGCCGTACGGGCGGCTGTGCACCTGGAAGGTCCAGCCGCCACCGTCTTCGACCGGATGGACGCTCAGCTGCACCTCCCGAGACGTCTTGTCGCCCAGAATGATCGGCTCGTAGAAGAACACCTCGCGCACCTGTGCCGGCGTCCCGACCGCGGCCAGGGCCATGGCCGCGTACGTCGCTCCCGGCACGACGACGGTGCCGTAGATGACGTGATGGGCCAGCCACGGCTGCGTCTTGATCGACCACCGGCTGGTGTAGACCGCGTCGCCCGAGGCGAGATCCTTGGCGCTGCCCAGGATTCCGGATGTGATGACACCCTGACCGTCCACGCCGCGGATGTCGGCCGATTTGGGCCAGAACCGGCGGCGCTGGAACGGGTAGGTGGGCAGTTCGAGCCGTCGGTGCATCCGGTGGTGCACCGCGGCGAAGTCGGGCCGATGTCCGGCGACGTAGGCCGCGGCCAGCGCCTCGGCCATCTGACGCCGGGCGTCGGTGCCCTTGCGCAGCGAGACCACCGCTTGCGGCGCGGCCGACGAGTCCGGCCAGGCCTGCAGCGCGGCTCCGGTCAGGACCGGCTGCGGGCCGATCTCCATCAGCACCGAGCAGCCGAGCTTCGCGACGGTCTGCACACTTTCGGCGAACTGCACGGGCTGGCGGGAATGCCGCCGCCAGTAGTGGGCGTCCAGCGGGTTTTCCGCCGTCAGCACGGCGCCGGTGCGGTTGCACACCAGCGGCAGGGCGGGAACGGCGAATTCGAATCCCTTGGCGTAGGCCTCGAATTCGTCGAGCGCCGGCTCCAGCAGTTCGGAGTGGAAGGCGTGACTGGTGTCGAGCCAGGTGCACCGGATCTCGTCGGCGGTGAGCTTCTCGACGATCTGTTCGAGGTCGCCGCCCGGGCCCGACAGCACCGTGTTGGGACCGTTGTAGGCGGCCACCGAGATGTGCGGGAAGTCCTCGGCGGCGCGCTCCACCCGCTGCGGGTCGGCGAACACCGCCACCATGCGGCCACCTTCCGGCAGCTCGCCGAACAGCCGGCCGCGTTCGGCCATCAGCCGGGCCCCGTCCTCGAGGCTGAACACGCCGGCCACACACGCCGCCGCGTACTGGCCGACGCTGTGCCCCAGCACCACGTCGGGCTCGATGCCCCACGACTGCCACAACCGGGCCAGGCCCATCTCGACGGCGAACAGCGCCGGCTGCGCAAACGACGTGTGCCGCAGCGTTTCAGCGCCGGTCTCGCCGGTGTCGAACAGCACCTCCAGCAACGGGCGCGGCAGCAGCCCGTCGACGGCCTCGGCGCACCGGTCCACCGTTTCGGCGAACACCGGCTCGCTGTCGTACAACTCGCGCGCCATGCCCGGGTACTGGCTGCCCTGCCCCGTGAATAACCACGCCGTCTTCGGCGGGTCGCCGCACACGCCCCGCACGGCCCCGGGGCCCAGCTTGTTCTCGGCCAGACCGGCCAGCAGTTCGCGCGCGCCCTGAACCGAATCCACGACCAGCGCGGCCCGGTGCTCGAAATGCGAACGCCCCACCCCGGCGGTGAAGCACACGTCGGCAAGGTCGGCCGCCGGATGCGCCTCGAGCCAGTCCCCGTATTCCTGCGCCAACTCGGTCAGCGCCTCCGGTGAGCGCGCCGACAACGGCAGCACGCCGACCTGTTCGCCCGCGGCGTCGGGCTGCGCGGCCTCGGGCTGCACCGCGCCGGTGACCGGCGCCGGCGCTTCCTCGATCAGCACGTGGGCGTTGGTGCCGGAGAAGCCGAACGAGCTCGTTCCCGCGCGGCGCGGCCTGCCGTTGGCCCGCCAGGCAATCGGCTTGTCCACGACCCGCACCGGCAGGGAGTCCCACGGGATGTTCGGCGAGGGGTTCTCGAAATGCAGGTTGCGCGGCAACATCTCGTGCTGCAGCGACAACACGACCTTGATCAGCCCGGCGATGCCCGCGGCCGATTCGAGGTGCCCGATGTTGGTCTTCGCCGATCCGATCAGCAGCGGCCGGTTGGGGTCGCGGCCGGAACCGTAGACGGCCGCGGCGGCCTGCACCTCGATGGGGTCGCCCAACGAGGTGCCCGTGCCGTGCGCCTCGAGGTAATCGACGTCGCGGCCCTCGACCCCGGCGCGTGCCAGCGTCGCGGCGATAAGGCGCTGCTGCGCACCGCCGTTGGGCACCGTCAAGCCGCTGGACGCGCCGTCCTGGTTGACGGCGCTGCCCCGGATCACCGCGCAGATCTGGTCGCCGTCGCGCTCCGCGTCGCTGAGCCTCTTGAGCACCAGGATCCCGCAGCCTTCGCTGCGCGCGTAGCCGTTGGCGGCGGCGTCGAAGGTCTTGCACCGGCCGTCCGCGGACAGCATCCTGGCCCGCGAGGTGGCGACGATGGAGGCCGGGCTCACCAGGACGTTCACCCCGCCGGCCAGCGCCATGTCGCAGTCCCCGGAATGCAGGGCCTGGCAGGCCTGGTGGACGGCCACCAGCGATGCGCTGCACGCGGTGTCCACCGCCATCGCCGGCCCCTCCAGGCCGAGCGCGAACGCGACCCGGCCCGCGATGACGTTGAGGGCGTTGCCGGTGATGAAGTGGGCCTCGATGGTTTCCACGGAGCTGGCGTTGAGCAGCTGCGAATACTCGTTGGCGGCGACGCCCACGAACACGCCGGTCCGGCTGCCGCGCAGCGCCGCGGGCGAGTACCCGGCGCGTTCCAGTCCCTCCCAGGAGATTTCGAGCATCAGCCGCTGCTGTGGGTCCATCCACACGGCCTCGCGGGGGGAGATGCCGAAGAACTCCGGATCGAATCCGTCGATGCTTTCCAGGTATCCGCCGTAGCGGGTGTAGATCTTGCCCGGCGCCTCGGGATCGGGGTCGTAGTACTCGTCGACGTCGAAGCGGTCTTCCGGGATCTCGCGGATCGCGTCGACGCCGCCGGACAGCAGCTCCCAGTACGCCTCGGGGTCGGGGGCACCCGGGAAACGGCAGGCCACGGCGACGATCGCGATCGGCTCGTCGGAGCGCATCGTGACCGCCGGATCCAACCGGCTCGGCCGGCTGTCCACCGAGGCAGCCTCTTTGGTGGTTCCGGGTGCGCCGAAGCTCAGGACGTCACCCAACAGGAAATCGGCGACGTCGACCAGCCGGGGGTAGTCCATCGCGAGGGTCGACGGCAGCTCCTTGCCCACCGCCTGCTCGACGCGGCGCCGCAGCTCGACGGCCATCAGCGAGTCCATCCCGACGTCGAAGAACCCGGCCTCGTCGCGGATCTCGGCGGGGTCGATCCGGGTGACCTCGGCGACGACGTCACGCAGGTAGTCGACGACCAGCTTCTTGCGCTGCTGCACCGGAGCGACGGTGAGTTGCTCGACCAGCCGCGTGGTCCCGGCCGCCGCGACCGGCGCCGCAGCGGCCTCGGGCACCTCGCGCTCCAGCTCCGACAGGAAGGCGCGCTTCCCGGCCAGCTGATACAGCGGCAGGAAGCCGGCCCAGTCGATGCGGGCCACGATGCCGTGTGATGCGCCCTTGGCCGACGAGGCCACCATGAGTTCGGCCATCCCCGCCAGCGCGTCGGCGGGTGACAGGGGCCGGACACCTCGCTTGTCGAGTTCGGCGCGGGCGGCCTCGTCGGCCATGCCCGCCGCCGACCACGGCCCGAAGTTGACGCTGATTGCGGGCACGCCCCGCTCGCGCTGGCGCCACG
Proteins encoded in this region:
- a CDS encoding class I SAM-dependent methyltransferase gives rise to the protein MPRGAATTSSARPGTACRRVCRQAVACPAATANEGRNPGEDLISRPPTGVKRRPLRSQTSTLVWTRRLSGVRDSTTPCHKTSAKQIWLRRHKMDQLSEPSAQAESAGDSPVAMSAHLADDLLSTTATGWRSFYDSLSRRLEDVGVADSSFFLNYGYLPIDSNNDSAFVIRDGTFNANSVRLVFEVVGPVDLNDRTVVEIGCGRGGNSAQVAEKFSARVTGIDMSAEAIAFCRRTHRDSIDFQVGDALNIPLADEFCDAVINVESSHSYGNLPKFLNEVRRICRPGAWFLHTDFLSTDDWDYVRARLKALGFVTETDRDITANVLASRDQAKDNWAQVYGDGNARVANFLALPGSAIYEQLRAGLLEYRILRSQLRP
- a CDS encoding type I polyketide synthase → MTESFAIVGYAVRVPGAPDAEAFWDVLAQGRDAVSEVPPDRWDVDEFFDPDPDAPGKIVSRRAGFIDDVTGFDAPFFGLSNRETMLIDPQHRLLLETAWQAVEHSGTAPSALANTKTGVFMGLGTHDYLGLISEQLSYDEIEAYVAIGTSSAAGAGRISYGLGLQGPAVSVDTACSSSLVAVHQACQALRLKECDLALAGGVNVMLSAKTAMTFSHAHMLAPDGKCKTFDAAADGYVRGEGCGVVIVKRLEDAIRDGDRIRAVIRGSAINQDGASGGLTVPNGVAQQRVITEALEAAGVAPGDVGYLEAHGTGTSLGDPIEVQAAGAVLGAGREADRPLLIGSVKTNIGHLEAAAGIAGLIKVILSLEHEVLPKHLNFQKPSPHIPWDRLAVRVVDEAVPWERGGRPRIAGVSSFGFSGTNSHVIIEEAPTAVSAAQAEPVASDDRRFSLLPLSARSPAALTQLAEQYGSWLAEHPDASLADLCFTAGAARSHFEHRAALVVNSMESARECLGALAEGRPAPGLTKGECSDKPRTAWLFPGQGSQYAGMARELFETEPVFAETMTRCAAAVAEVLEKPLLDVIFDPDGDDTLRQTAYAQPALFAVEMGLARLWQSWGFEPDVVIGHSVGQYTAACVAGVFGLEDGALLLAERGRLFGSLPAGGRMVAVFAAAERVESLTDEFPNLSVAAYNGANTVLSGPADDLERAVALLEGDGVRCDWLETSHAFHSALLEPVLDEFESYANRFEFAPPQRTLVCNRTGAALGRSAKLDGAYWRRHARQPVEFAKSVRTLADLRCTMLLEVGPQPVLTAAAMRAWPDPATAPRAIASLRRNIADHRQITEALANAYVVGHVPDFGALPPGPARKLDLPTYPFQHRQYWFREQRSKPTAQSSADTQAARTEAVRLLEDGQFEELAALLGGNGDSQQTVDVLRQLAAQHNQQRQVQSITDSRYEIRWQKSAAGTAKTSAAAKGGEGSAWLIVSDDAATVAPLADALSARGHGHRVLGLPMSDADEKRLEATLRAAVDDDPALRILHVAALDSETAPSMQSLLRMQHHVLGGTRRLFRAAAAAELRAPIWLVTRGAQRVTNADKVSPVQSSLWGFGRAAALEYPRLWGGLADLSEGGAPDGGVWSRLIDYVLAAPRAEDQVALRDQAVYVPRLVRRAGLPVTSPLGLRADATYLVTGGLGGVGLEIAGYLAAQGARHLVLTSRRSPGEAAQQHIDAMREQHGCDVRVVAADVGNPHDVARLLSTVQAELPPLAGIVHAAGEIGNTPLQTLDDAEVDRVFAGKVWGAWNLSEATAGTRLDFFLSTSSISAAWGSFGQSAYSAANAFLDGLAWRQRERGVPAISVNFGPWSAAGMADEAARAELDKRGVRPLSPADALAGMAELMVASSAKGASHGIVARIDWAGFLPLYQLAGKRAFLSELEREVPEAAAAPVAAAGTTRLVEQLTVAPVQQRKKLVVDYLRDVVAEVTRIDPAEIRDEAGFFDVGMDSLMAVELRRRVEQAVGKELPSTLAMDYPRLVDVADFLLGDVLSFGAPGTTKEAASVDSRPSRLDPAVTMRSDEPIAIVAVACRFPGAPDPEAYWELLSGGVDAIREIPEDRFDVDEYYDPDPEAPGKIYTRYGGYLESIDGFDPEFFGISPREAVWMDPQQRLMLEISWEGLERAGYSPAALRGSRTGVFVGVAANEYSQLLNASSVETIEAHFITGNALNVIAGRVAFALGLEGPAMAVDTACSASLVAVHQACQALHSGDCDMALAGGVNVLVSPASIVATSRARMLSADGRCKTFDAAANGYARSEGCGILVLKRLSDAERDGDQICAVIRGSAVNQDGASSGLTVPNGGAQQRLIAATLARAGVEGRDVDYLEAHGTGTSLGDPIEVQAAAAVYGSGRDPNRPLLIGSAKTNIGHLESAAGIAGLIKVVLSLQHEMLPRNLHFENPSPNIPWDSLPVRVVDKPIAWRANGRPRRAGTSSFGFSGTNAHVLIEEAPAPVTGAVQPEAAQPDAAGEQVGVLPLSARSPEALTELAQEYGDWLEAHPAADLADVCFTAGVGRSHFEHRAALVVDSVQGARELLAGLAENKLGPGAVRGVCGDPPKTAWLFTGQGSQYPGMARELYDSEPVFAETVDRCAEAVDGLLPRPLLEVLFDTGETGAETLRHTSFAQPALFAVEMGLARLWQSWGIEPDVVLGHSVGQYAAACVAGVFSLEDGARLMAERGRLFGELPEGGRMVAVFADPQRVERAAEDFPHISVAAYNGPNTVLSGPGGDLEQIVEKLTADEIRCTWLDTSHAFHSELLEPALDEFEAYAKGFEFAVPALPLVCNRTGAVLTAENPLDAHYWRRHSRQPVQFAESVQTVAKLGCSVLMEIGPQPVLTGAALQAWPDSSAAPQAVVSLRKGTDARRQMAEALAAAYVAGHRPDFAAVHHRMHRRLELPTYPFQRRRFWPKSADIRGVDGQGVITSGILGSAKDLASGDAVYTSRWSIKTQPWLAHHVIYGTVVVPGATYAAMALAAVGTPAQVREVFFYEPIILGDKTSREVQLSVHPVEDGGGWTFQVHSRPYGDRGAEWALNADGRIADSIDDAPAPEPTESIDSACERLGRMRPQQLFDTFADMELTWGPTWSTSLKSLWSGDGEAVGDISIGDELAEQLGGEPIHPVLLDLCTGVAFPAFPAVLTENEHGDAMTDLFLPLRYGRVVLRETLPRRFYCRARWNSGGPDSETQVFDLDFVDREGRQLGEVREFTVKRAPREALLRGIGGDATRNLYTLGWEEVPPPSGNAADNGEGTWLIAGFDELAAALPNAVAVGRTTDPEAWTRLLAQAQERSAPVCGIVWRGTARPDADESNADFAARLETEIDELVTVVRTLLAQHDMKLTGGLWILTERGVATEPGEPVDPAQSALWGFGRTVITEQPMLRCRLVDYDGFDDAARSLAGLLGTPGEEPELALRQGKYLVPRLLPWGRSGHLAVPRSADYVLAPTERGAIDNLRLFETQVPAPAAGEVQIRVEAAGLNFRDVLNVLGLYPGDPGQIGGGDLAGVVTELGAGVTGLEVGQRVFGFMPGSFATRVNAPAQFLTPVPNGISSVAAATIPAGALTTRLAFDWANVGPGDRVLIHAASGGVGLAAVQMARQRGATVFATASTYKRAALRKMGVEHVYDSRSTDFADQILADTGGAGVDVVLNSLTNEGFIEATVRATAQGGRFAEIAKRDIWTREQMAAARPDISYEIIALDGCIEAEPERVGRLLAEVAESMANGELEPIAAEVYPVTEAKSAFRRMQQARHIGKIVLQMPRPLQPRGDRSYLITGGLGALGLFTAAHLAQLGAGDIVLTSRRAPDAEAQRSIDDITERYRCRIHTFTADVGDESEVATLLERIRAELPPLAGVAHLAGVLDDALLTQQSVEHFRTTLAPKAFGARYLDRLTRDDDLEFFVMYSSAASVIGSPGQANYASANALLDGLVADRRAQGLPATGINWGPWAKGGMATSHAARANLSAQGLIPLEPTAALSALDEVVANGTAQATVLKANWQRAAKGLGSSRPAMLDHVLPSDVTAARGDSELLRQLHDVPEAQRGSFLTEYLRHEVQNFLRLAQPPAATSRFLELGTDSLMAVEFSNRLLPQFGGAFTISATAVFDYPTIGSLAEYLAGQVPESALEVNGAESVAASEPTQ
- a CDS encoding MbtH family protein yields the protein MSINPFDDDEGSFFVLVNNEEQHSLWPAFADVPAGWRVAYGETDRAACLDYIEQNWTDIRPRSLRERLAAGQGLDR